One stretch of Ooceraea biroi isolate clonal line C1 chromosome 4, Obir_v5.4, whole genome shotgun sequence DNA includes these proteins:
- the LOC105283507 gene encoding protein PRRC2C codes for MLRFILLGILVGLAWSAPAPAPKAAPAPKPLTLISELKTPASTTKLAPLIAPIAAPVIAPISRIAYSAPVLSQISPYAYAYSAPIAEIPSTYSIEQHGYHITY; via the exons ATGCTGCGATTC atcctgctcggcaTCCTCGTCGGCCTGGCGTGGTCCGCACCAGCACCGGCCCCCAAAGCGGCACCCGCCCCCAAACCGCTCACCCTCATCTCCGAGCTAAAAACGCCAGCATCAACCACCAAGCTTGCTCCGTTGATTGCGCCGATCGCCGCCCCTGTGATCGCACCGATCTCTCGCATCGCGTATTCCGCGCCCGTTTTATCGCAG ATATCACCGTACGCTTACGCTTATTCCGCGCCGATTGCGGAGATCCCATCAACTTACTCGATCGAGCAGCATGGATACCATATTACCTACTGA